TCGGTGTAATTCCTGGTAAAATCGGTGCTTTTGGAGGCATGGCTATTAGTGCTGGCTTGTGCAGTACATTAATTATGACAAAGGAAGGCAGACTTTGTCTTAATGGTCCGGAAGTTATTGAACAAGAAGCTGGGATAGCAGAATTTGATTCCAAGGATCGTTTACTGGTTTGGCGGACAATTGGCGGCATGCAGCGTACCACGACAGGATTTGCAGACGTTTTAACAGAGGATGAGGCAACGATCATTAAGGAACATATAAGTGATGTATTTTCTAAAAAACAGATAGACGTTCCAAGAAGTGCTAACGTAGAAAAATTTCTTTCCATAGTAAATACAATCGACCCGTCCTTTAAATATACTCCAGAAGGTTTTCAACATGTTGCAGCAGAAACAAAAAATAAGTGTAATAATCACAAAGTAGGTCAGCAAGGCACGAAGAAAAGCAGAGGAGAAATTTGGTTTGAAGCCTTTACAGGAAAATCGGCAATAGATATGCATGAAGTTCCGTCCGTGCTGTGCGGAGAAGGCACCATTAATAACGAGAAAGCAAGCTTTTTATCTGTTGTACCTGATGAAGAAGGAAGGTTTCCAAGAGCTAGAAATGGAGAAGTGGGACTAGAACAAGGCTGGATGCTGGCAAAGTATGTGCGTGAAATTATGGAAGAAGATAAAGGCAGTGACAAGAGGCCGATTGTAGCAATTGTTGATGTTCCAAGCCAGGCATACGGATATAATGAAGAATTGGCTGGCATTTATCTTTCCTGTGCCGCAGCTGTAGACGCATACGCTGCAGCTAGAAGGGCGGGTCATCCTGTTATCGCACTGATTGTTGGAAAGGCTATTTCCGGTGCATTTTTGTCTCATGGCCTTCAAGCGAATCGGATTCTCGCACTTGATGATGAAAATGTTCAGGTGCAAGTAATGTCCAAACAGTCGGCTGCCAGAATTACCTTGCGTACGATAGAGCAGGTCGAAGAAGCAGCCAAAAAAGTACCAGCAACAGCTTACGATGTGCGCTCCTTTGCAGCTCTTGGTGGATTACAAGAGCTGATTCAAGACATTGAACCGGAACAGCCAGAAAAAGAAGACGTTGCATCCGTAGAAAAAACACTGAGAAAAACAGTAAATGATATTAAAAAAAGCAATGCCGGTTTAGAGCATAGATTAAACACACCTGAAGCGCTGTCTGGAGGAAGAAAAGCATCCATTGAAGTAAGAAAATTAATGGAGGAACAATGGAAATAAAACCTCATGATTTATTACAGTTCACTACTAAAAATGATTTGCGAATGGAAGAGAATCCTCCTGAATGGGCCATTGATGCCATTGGACATATGCCGTATGTTGTAGTCAGACGAGCGCCTATCGTTCATAACCACATCCCCGTTGGAATAAGAGGAAAAGAACGGGGACATAGGTTAGCAGCAGAAATTCCCCTTGAAAAAATAAAAGCACGCTGCTCACCAGAATTTATTGTAGAAAATCGTTTGTGGAAGCATTTAAAAAAGGAAAGACGTCTTTTGCCAGTGTTAAACGCCCTAAACTCTATTCAGGATGTCTTTCAATCTTATCAATTAAAGTGGGGAATAACGGGCAGCGCGGGATATGAGCTTGTAACAGAGGTACCAGCTGTGTCTCCATCAAGTGATTTAGACATTATTATTCGTACGGATGGAATAACTGAGAAAACGGCTCGTGATTTATATAAAGATCTTAATTATTTTACCTTTCGAATAGATGTCCACGTAGAGGGGGCATACGGTGCTTTCGCCTTAAGTGAATATGTAAATAAAATGGGCAAAATTATGCTTCGAACAAAAAACGGTCCTTTTCTTGCAGCAGATCCTTGGAAAGGCGAATGAACATTAAAAAAGGCAGATAAGATTTTACCAAAAAGGTACATTGGTGACCTGGGGGGGCCAATGAAATCAACTCTTATACAATAAAAAGACTTGGCGTAAAGCCATGTCTTTTTATACTTTAGAAATGTTTAGCTTTGTTAAAGGATCAAGTTTAAGAAAAACGACGACTTCCGCCATTTGGACTTGGCGGTAAGTCGAGTCTTACTAACACTGATAGGAAAGTATAAAATTTCAGCATGGATGAATCATCGACGTCGTCAAAATTTTGAGGAATTCAGTATAAGTGCAACTAGGCAATCGCCTTAACCTAAAGGCTTGGCGCTAGCCAAGTTTTCTTTATTACATATCTTTAGCAAGCCGTATACCGTTGAACTGCCAGCGTTTATCAGGATGAAAGAAATTCCGGTACGATAGGCGGGCGTGGCCTTCTGGAGTTGCACACGAACCTCCGCGCAGCACCATTTGGCTGCTCAAAAACTTTGCATTGTATTCGCCAAGTGCACCATCGGGCCGAGCACTTTCTTTTCCGGTTTAAATAAAATAGTTTGTGCAAACGCGTGCATAAAATTTAACTCTATCTCCCTCACTGGTAACTATTTATTGAATAGATAATAGTCACGTTCGGCACTTAAATCTATGAATAAATAATAGGTAAATAGCACCGATCTTCTACAATTTTGTAACCATTTGCAAAAAAATGACTATCGTTTTCATTTCTTTATTGACAGGGTTTATAGGAAAAAAATCCTTCTTTCAACAGAGCTGCGAAGGAAATTGACTAGTAAAGTTTGTAAAGCTAGAGTTGTAATTGACGAAATTGTTACAAATTACAAAAAAGGAGAGTGTGGAATGAAAGAGAAATCGTTTGCGCTTCACAAAGCAATAGTTTCTGTTGCTTTAGTGTTGTCATTGGTGTCAACGGGGGTAACACCAAGTGCATTAGCTGTCACACAGCCGCATCCAGATGAACCTCTAAACAAAGAGGAAGCCAAGGAAATGTTGGCGGTAGAGTCAGTGGAAGAACTGGATAATGGAATAAAACTGAATCTTGATCAAGATCAAGTTGCATTTGTGCGATTGTTTGATAAAGATTTAGTTAAGGTGTCCGTCCTTGAAGAAGGCCGGGAAGAGAGCTATTCTCCAGGTATTGCCAAGAAAGATTGGGAAACACCAGATTTTAAGTTAGAAGAGAAGGATAGAACCCTTTCTCTTAAAACCGACGAAATTACCATTCTTGTAAATCAAGAACCATTTGGTATTAAGATGCTTGATAAAGAAGGTAATGTCATTAACGAGGATGCCATGTCAAATGGTGGATCCGGATATGCGGACGACAAACCATACGTTTTCAAAGAAACAGATGAAAATGAAAACTTTTATGGATTTGGTGAGCAGTCTGGAGAGTTAAACAAGCGGGGCGACAGCCTGGGTATGTGGAATACAGATGCTTATGGTTATGCAACCGATACAAAGTATCTTTACACAGCCATTCCGTTTTTTATCGGATTGAAAAACGAAAAGGCATACGGTATTTTCTTTGATAATACGCATCGCACCTATTTTGAAATGGCCAGTGAAAGCGATGATTATTATTACTTTTATGCTGATGGCGGAGAGTTAACTTATTACATGATGTATGGCCCAGAAATCCAGGATGTGCTCGACCGTTATTCCGAGCTGACTGGTAAAATCGACAAGCCGGCAAAGTGGACGCTCGGTCTTCATCAGAGTAAGTGGGGTTACACAGCAGAAGAGATTGACGATATTGCAAGCACCTACCGGGAAAAAGAGATACCGATCGATACGATGCACTTTGATATCGATTATATGAGAGAATATCGTGTCTTTACATGGGCGGATGATTATGCGGATCCTGAGCTTCATAATAGCCTTGATAGTATGAATTTTCATAAGATTGCCATTAATGATCCGGCAGTTAAACGTGATGAAGATTATGCTATTTATCAAGAAGGCACAGAGAATGATCACTGGGCGAAAAACCCTGACGGTTCTACCTATTTCGGAGAGGTTTGGCCTGGAGAATCAGCCTTTCCGGATTTTTCAAAAGCAGATACACGTAAATGGTGGGCAGAAAACCATGATATCCTATTCGATAAAGGAATCGATGGCATTTGGAATGACATGAATGAACCGGCTGTTTTTGACGGCCCTTTTAAAACAATGCCATTAGACACAGAGTTTGGTGAAGGGGACGACATCAAGCTGCACAGTGAATATCATAACCTTTACGGCCATGATGAAGCGGAAGCGACCTATGATGCATTTAAGATGCACAAACCAAATGAGCGTCCGTTTGTTTTAACTCGTGATATGTATGCTGGTACACAACGCTATGCTGCCCTTTGGACAGGGGATAATTTAAGCCGCTGGGATCACCTGCAAATGTCCATCCCAATGAATAACAATGTTGGACTATCCGGTCAGCCTTTTGTTGGTAATGATATAGGCGGATTCGGCGGACGTCCTGACGCTGAGTTGTTTGCCCGTTGGATCGAGGTTGGAGCATTCCTTCCTTTCTCACGCATCCACTATGATTCTGATAAGAAAACAGACGTGAAACAAGGGCAGGAGCCATGGGCATTTGGTCCGGAAGTAGAAGAAATCAGCAAAAAATATATTGAACTGCGCTACGAGTTGATGCCTTACTTGTACAATGCATTTAATGAAGCAGCAGAATCTGCAAGCCCGGTTCAACAGCCGCTTGTATACCAATTCCAGGAAGATGAAAAAACATATGACATCAATGATCAGTTTATGTTTGGGGAATCAATGATGATTGCTCCGGTAGTCGAAGAAGGGGCTATTTCAAGAGAGCTTTATCTTCCAGAAGGGGAAACATGGGTTGATTTCTGGACAGGAGAAGAATTTGAAGGAAATCAAACCATTACAAGAGAAGCTGATCTTGACACTATGCCAATTTACGTAAAGAAAGACTCTATCATTCCAAGCCGAGAGGTTCAGCAATATACAGATGAAAAGCCGCTCGAAAATCTAATTCTTGATACGTATTTAGATGATGAAACTTCTTATTCTTTTTATGAAGATGATGGAGCAACCGAGAATTATAAAGACGGAGATTACAATATTACTAACTTTACTATCGAACAGAAAAATAAAAATATGATTGAATTTTCTCGTGATCTCGAAGTTCAAAACTATGATTCTCACATTTCTTCCTATACTTTAAAGCTGCATGATCAATCAGCACCTTCAAAGATACAAGCAGCAAGCAGTAAGTATAAAGAAGTAAACAGCGTGGAAGAAGCGAAAGATACTCAAGAATCCTATTTCTTTGATGAGGAAGAAGAAGTACTGTATGTAAATGTTCCAGCTGATGAGAAGAAAAAGGTGCAAATAAAATTTAGTGGTAAGTAAACAAAGGAAAAGAAACCTGTTGTGATTATCATGTCACAGCAGGTTTTCTTCAAGAAAAATAGAATTTCAAGCAAACGCGGCTAACAGGAGGCGATCTTGTTAGCCTTTTCTAGAAGGGAGCTATCATGAAAAAAAAGATTCTTATGCTTTCACTTTTCATTCCAATTCTTATTTTCGGCCTATATAACCTTTTTACATTTAATAAGAATGAGGAAAATATTTTAAGTAGAGAGATTACAGCCTTGCAGACTCCAAAAGCAAGGTATTCTCCAGATGAAAAAGTTCCTATTACAGCCAACTTGAAGGAAAAAGTGGAAGGGCAGTTAGAGGTAAACTATTACCATCTTGGCGATCTTATAGACGAAGAAACAGTGCCTATACAGCAAAGCAAGGAAGCAAGTTGGGAGTGGTCGCCTCCTTCTGAAGACCATAAAGGATATTTAGTAGAAGTAAAACTTATTCAAAATGACCAGGTAACAGAAGAGGAAACCATAGCTGTTGATGTGTCTTCATCTTGGGATAAATTCCCTCGTTATGGGTATCTTGGAGATTTTCATTCCATGTCAGAAAATGAAATGCAAGAAGTGATCGATCGTTTAAATCGGCACCATATCAATGGAATACAATTTTATGACTGGCATGATACACACCATCAGCCTTTAAAAATGGAAAATGGGGAGCCGGCAGAGACGTGGCTGGACATTGCTAATAGAGAGGTATCTCTGGAGACCATTCGAAACTATATAGACCGCGCTCATGAAAGAAATATGAATGCAATGTCCTATAACCTATTGTACGGCGCTCTCGGGCAAGCTGAAGAGGATGGTGTAAAGACAGAATGGAGGCTGTTTAAGGACCAGGAACAGGGAGAACACGATTACCACCCTCTTCCGGAAGAATGGAAAAGTGATGTTTTTCTTGTGGATCCAGGCAATGAAGAATGGCAGCAATACATTAATGAAGAAATGGAAAACGTATTTGCACACCTTCCTTTTAATGGCTGGCACATAGATCAGTTAGGCGACCGTGGTGACGTGTACAATGTTGAGGGTGAACAAATAAGCCTAAAAGAATCTTATCTTCCTTTTTTATATAGAGCATCAGAACAAACAGGCAAAGAAATGGTTATGAACGGAGTGAACCAATATGGACAAGCAGAAATTGCTCAGTCGTCAGTTCCTTTTTTATATACGGAAGTATGGGAACCATACAATGGTTATGAAGATTTGAAAAATATTATTGATGAAAACTATCGTTTCAGCAATGGCGAGAAAAATACAGTTCTTGCCGCTTATATGAACTATGACCTTGCCGATGAAAATGGAAAGTTCAATACACCCGGAGTTCTTATGACGGATGCGGTTATTTTCGCTTCGGGCGGAGTGCATATAGAATTAGGGGAACATCTCCTATCGAAAGAGTACTTTCCCCATAAAAATCTTCAAATAACAGAAACGCTTGAAACATCGTTAACAAATTATTATGATTTTATTGTTGCTTATGAAAATGTATTAAGAGATGAACTATTCGAGAAAGATGTGGAAGTGGATGCGAGAGATCAAACCAATATAAGTCATAATCCTGAACAAGGTGCTTTGTGGACTTTTTCAAAAGGTAATGAAAACAAAACGGTGGTTCACCTGCTGAATTTTGAAAATGCATCGCACCTGGAATGGAACGATTCGAATGGCGAGCAGAATGAACCTGCTTTAAAAGAAGACGTACCGTTAACACTTAATATGGAGGAAGATGTAAAGCGGATATGGACAGCCTCGCCTGATATTCAGGGTGGAAAACCAATAGATCTTGAATTCTATCAAGAAAACGATGAAGTAAGCGTCCAGCTGCCTCACTTAAAATACTGGTCCATGCTTGTAGTGGAACATTAACTGGTGTTTACAACTGTTAAGGTTGCAATAAAGATCAAATCGCGTGTTGCGGTTTGATCTTTGTTATATAATGGAACCGCTCTGATTAACGTTAAGGGAGGAGATCCACGCCGAACACATTTTTTAAATATAAAATTATACAGCTTTTTCTTCTTGGACAGTTACACTGCTTTGTGGTTTATATTCTGGCAGCGGATCTCGGAACGATTTTGTTAAGTAAACCAGATATAAAAGGCCTGCAGCTACCCAAATAGATCCCCCTATGAGCGTTGGAATATCTAATAAGACAACCAAATAAATAATAAATCCTGCACCAATGATCGGACAGATAAGATTGGGAAGTGAGTAGCCAAGTGAATGATTTTCTTTGTTTTTAAACTACAAGCTGATAACGCATAAATTAACAAAGAAAAACGCATTCAATGCTCCAAAATTAACGAAGCGGATGGCATCATTGACGCTTATAAATATAGCAAGTAAGGAGACAATGGAAGCGAATAATATATTAAGGATAGGTGTTTTATATTTTGGGTGAACATAACCAAATAGTTTTTTTGGTAAGATAGAGTCTCTCCCATCACATATAACAAGCGTGAAACACTTATTATCGAAGCGGGCCCCTGCGTAAAAATAGCTGCAATAAGGACTGTCATAAATACTGCTTGAAACAGGCTTCTTCCAACTACCCCCATTAATTCTAGTGGGCAGAATCAGGGTTTTGAAATGTAAATGCCGGAAAAGATAGTTCAATAAAATAAGACATGGTAACATGCAGAACGCCGACAATTCCTATCATAATAAAGATCGCTTTTGGAATCGTCTTTGTTGCTTTTTTTGTTTTTTCCGATAAAGTCGTCATTGTATCAAATCCTAAGAAAGAAAACACGACAATTGAGGCTCCAGCAAGAGCGATCGGAAGGGATAAATCTACATGTAAAAATGGTTCTGGAGAGACCAGGCTGCCTGCTTTTTCTCCTGTAAAGAGAGCGTAGGCAAGAAAACCAGTAAATCCGATAATAAATATGATAT
This DNA window, taken from Alteribacillus bidgolensis, encodes the following:
- a CDS encoding biotin-independent malonate decarboxylase subunit beta, encoding MKLNIKESLAELNARERVKALVDKGSFHEFLGPFDGKESPHLAAQGVVPQSDDGVVAGKGTIDGLSCVMIAMEGDFQGGGIGEVAGSKIAAALELALKDNKNGTPTHAVIIFDTGGVRLQEANYGLLTIAEIHAAITALREYSPVIGVIPGKIGAFGGMAISAGLCSTLIMTKEGRLCLNGPEVIEQEAGIAEFDSKDRLLVWRTIGGMQRTTTGFADVLTEDEATIIKEHISDVFSKKQIDVPRSANVEKFLSIVNTIDPSFKYTPEGFQHVAAETKNKCNNHKVGQQGTKKSRGEIWFEAFTGKSAIDMHEVPSVLCGEGTINNEKASFLSVVPDEEGRFPRARNGEVGLEQGWMLAKYVREIMEEDKGSDKRPIVAIVDVPSQAYGYNEELAGIYLSCAAAVDAYAAARRAGHPVIALIVGKAISGAFLSHGLQANRILALDDENVQVQVMSKQSAARITLRTIEQVEEAAKKVPATAYDVRSFAALGGLQELIQDIEPEQPEKEDVASVEKTLRKTVNDIKKSNAGLEHRLNTPEALSGGRKASIEVRKLMEEQWK
- a CDS encoding malonate decarboxylase holo-ACP synthase, producing the protein MEIKPHDLLQFTTKNDLRMEENPPEWAIDAIGHMPYVVVRRAPIVHNHIPVGIRGKERGHRLAAEIPLEKIKARCSPEFIVENRLWKHLKKERRLLPVLNALNSIQDVFQSYQLKWGITGSAGYELVTEVPAVSPSSDLDIIIRTDGITEKTARDLYKDLNYFTFRIDVHVEGAYGAFALSEYVNKMGKIMLRTKNGPFLAADPWKGE
- a CDS encoding glycoside hydrolase family 31 protein, with the protein product MKEKSFALHKAIVSVALVLSLVSTGVTPSALAVTQPHPDEPLNKEEAKEMLAVESVEELDNGIKLNLDQDQVAFVRLFDKDLVKVSVLEEGREESYSPGIAKKDWETPDFKLEEKDRTLSLKTDEITILVNQEPFGIKMLDKEGNVINEDAMSNGGSGYADDKPYVFKETDENENFYGFGEQSGELNKRGDSLGMWNTDAYGYATDTKYLYTAIPFFIGLKNEKAYGIFFDNTHRTYFEMASESDDYYYFYADGGELTYYMMYGPEIQDVLDRYSELTGKIDKPAKWTLGLHQSKWGYTAEEIDDIASTYREKEIPIDTMHFDIDYMREYRVFTWADDYADPELHNSLDSMNFHKIAINDPAVKRDEDYAIYQEGTENDHWAKNPDGSTYFGEVWPGESAFPDFSKADTRKWWAENHDILFDKGIDGIWNDMNEPAVFDGPFKTMPLDTEFGEGDDIKLHSEYHNLYGHDEAEATYDAFKMHKPNERPFVLTRDMYAGTQRYAALWTGDNLSRWDHLQMSIPMNNNVGLSGQPFVGNDIGGFGGRPDAELFARWIEVGAFLPFSRIHYDSDKKTDVKQGQEPWAFGPEVEEISKKYIELRYELMPYLYNAFNEAAESASPVQQPLVYQFQEDEKTYDINDQFMFGESMMIAPVVEEGAISRELYLPEGETWVDFWTGEEFEGNQTITREADLDTMPIYVKKDSIIPSREVQQYTDEKPLENLILDTYLDDETSYSFYEDDGATENYKDGDYNITNFTIEQKNKNMIEFSRDLEVQNYDSHISSYTLKLHDQSAPSKIQAASSKYKEVNSVEEAKDTQESYFFDEEEEVLYVNVPADEKKKVQIKFSGK
- a CDS encoding glycoside hydrolase family 66 protein, with the protein product MKKKILMLSLFIPILIFGLYNLFTFNKNEENILSREITALQTPKARYSPDEKVPITANLKEKVEGQLEVNYYHLGDLIDEETVPIQQSKEASWEWSPPSEDHKGYLVEVKLIQNDQVTEEETIAVDVSSSWDKFPRYGYLGDFHSMSENEMQEVIDRLNRHHINGIQFYDWHDTHHQPLKMENGEPAETWLDIANREVSLETIRNYIDRAHERNMNAMSYNLLYGALGQAEEDGVKTEWRLFKDQEQGEHDYHPLPEEWKSDVFLVDPGNEEWQQYINEEMENVFAHLPFNGWHIDQLGDRGDVYNVEGEQISLKESYLPFLYRASEQTGKEMVMNGVNQYGQAEIAQSSVPFLYTEVWEPYNGYEDLKNIIDENYRFSNGEKNTVLAAYMNYDLADENGKFNTPGVLMTDAVIFASGGVHIELGEHLLSKEYFPHKNLQITETLETSLTNYYDFIVAYENVLRDELFEKDVEVDARDQTNISHNPEQGALWTFSKGNENKTVVHLLNFENASHLEWNDSNGEQNEPALKEDVPLTLNMEEDVKRIWTASPDIQGGKPIDLEFYQENDEVSVQLPHLKYWSMLVVEH
- a CDS encoding amino acid permease; translated protein: MICLLSVIAIIGVNSSANISSLFVSLHIIFIIGFTGFLAYALFTGEKAGSLVSPEPFLHVDLSLPIALAGASIVVFSFLGFDTMTTLSEKTKKATKTIPKAIFIMIGIVGVLHVTMSYFIELSFPAFTFQNPDSAH